In the genome of Gammaproteobacteria bacterium, the window GTATCCCATATCCGCATCGGAATCACGAACCTGTCGATCACGTCACCGTGATCGATCTCGGCGTCGATGCGATGAACGGTGACCCCGGCGTTGACTCCCCTGGCGATTGCCCAGACCTGCGGGAACCATCCGCGAGTTTCGGGATTGTATCCGGGATGGATGTTTATGCATTCGACACGCTCATGCAGCGACTCGGGAAAGAGCTGTTTGCAATGGGCCGATATGATCAGTTGATATTCTCTTGATAGACGCGCACTTTCCTTGCGGACATCAACGACATCGAATGCCTCGTTTCCCAAAACCACGGCCGGCGCCCGGGGCGAGCATGCAAGGCTTACATGCTCGCACAGCTCGCTCCGCGCTATGAATGGGGGGAAAAAATCCGCCAGCCTGGCGTTATCCGTGATGACAAGAGTCTGCCGTATCACGGCGCTTGTCTTCCCGATCTGGCGAGCATTGCCACAATGCGCGCGACGGTTTCAATGTCATCGGCACCCAAAGTGATTCCGGTGGGAAGTACAACGGCCTGACTTGCCACCTTGATCGTGTCGGGCAACAACAACGACGCGTGCGGATACAGATCCCGATACGGTTTCATCCGGTGACAGCCCGGCCAGAAATACTTGCGCGCAAGAATGTTTTCAGCATGCAGCGCAGCCACCATCGCATCACGACTGCCTGCAGCCGGCGATTCGAGTTCGATTACAACGTATTGGTAATTGGGAGTATCCGCTTCGTCGTAAGCGATCAAACGCAAGCCATCGACTCCGGCCAGGGCTTCGGAGTAGACCAGATAATTGCGCTTGTTGGCGGCGATGAAGTCAGGCAATGCCTCCAGGTTCACCAGGCCCATCGCGGCATTGATCTCGGGCATCTTGCCATTGGTGCCCGGATGAATGACGTTGTCGTAACCGCTGAAGCCGAAGTTGCGCATCAGGCGCATTGCCTGCGCCAGCTCGCCATCATTGGTAGCCACCGCTCCACCCTCGAAGGTGTTGAACACTTTCGTGGCGTGAAAACTCAGCACCTCGCAGCGGCCAAACCCACCGATGCGGCGACCGGCAGCGCTGCAACCGAATGCGTGCGCGGCATCGAACATCAATTGCAGGCCGTGCTCGTCGGCAATTGCCTGAAGCGCCTCCACGGGGGCAGGTCTGCCCCAAAGATGCACACCTATTATTCCGCTTGTGCGCGGCGTAATCATGCGCCGCACCGCGTCCGGATCCAGGTTATGCGTGGCCGGATCGATATCCGCGAATACGGGGGTTATTTCCTGCCAATGCAGGGCATGCGCCGTGGCAACGAAGGTATAGGAGGGCACGATCACCTCGCCATCGAGGCCCAGTGCGCGGATGGCGATTTCCAGCGCCACCGTGCCGTTGCACATCGCGACACAGTGCTCCACACCGATGCGCGCCGCAATCCGCGATTCAAGCTCCTGCACCAGCGGGCCATTGTTGGTCAGCCAACCGCGATCGTAGATTTCTCCGGTATACCGAAGGAGCGACTCCTTGCCACCCAGGTTGGGGCGGCCCACGTGGATGGGATCGACGAAGGCCGGTGCGGCGCCGTTTATGGCGAGATCATTGTGCGATCGAATCGCTTTCATTGGCGGTGCTTGCTTCCAACGCCCCGTGCACGCGCACCGGTTGCCCGGCAGAGTGTCTGGGCCTCAGACAGCGAGCCCGCAGATCCACTGCCAAGCGAACACCGAAGGCGCACGCTCACCGCGACAACTCATCGTGCTTGAATATCAGCGCGGTGATCTGCTCCGACACCAGCCCGATCAGAAATGTCGTCAGCGCACTGGTCAGAAACAGGACGCTCATGTTGGTGAACCGTCCCTCGGTGAAATAGGTGTATCCGTAGTAGCAGATACCCGTGGCGAACTGCAGGACGGCCAGCGGGAAAAAGAGCTTCAATGGCGAGTAAAGCGTGCATACCCGGAAAATGATCAGCATGAACTTCAACCCGTCCTTGAACGCGCTGATATGTGACTCCCCGTCGCGCCTGCCCACTTCGATCGGGAGGTACTTCACCGAGTAGCCCGATCGGAAAAACGCCATGGTGATGGTTGTCGGGTAGGAGAATCCGTTTGGCAGGAGGTAGAGAAATTCAAGAAATTTCTCCCGCCTTACCGCCCTGAAACCCGAGGTCAGATCCTCGATGTGGTGGCCCACGACCAGGGTGGC includes:
- a CDS encoding aminotransferase class I/II-fold pyridoxal phosphate-dependent enzyme, which translates into the protein MKAIRSHNDLAINGAAPAFVDPIHVGRPNLGGKESLLRYTGEIYDRGWLTNNGPLVQELESRIAARIGVEHCVAMCNGTVALEIAIRALGLDGEVIVPSYTFVATAHALHWQEITPVFADIDPATHNLDPDAVRRMITPRTSGIIGVHLWGRPAPVEALQAIADEHGLQLMFDAAHAFGCSAAGRRIGGFGRCEVLSFHATKVFNTFEGGAVATNDGELAQAMRLMRNFGFSGYDNVIHPGTNGKMPEINAAMGLVNLEALPDFIAANKRNYLVYSEALAGVDGLRLIAYDEADTPNYQYVVIELESPAAGSRDAMVAALHAENILARKYFWPGCHRMKPYRDLYPHASLLLPDTIKVASQAVVLPTGITLGADDIETVARIVAMLARSGRQAP
- a CDS encoding glycosyltransferase family 2 protein, whose translation is MSEQLSTQVRVSVVIPARNEAPSVGLVVKKVLELLPGAELIVVNDGSSDATSAVARAAGATVIDHPYSKGNGASIKTGARAARGDILFFMDADGQHAAESMAALLRAMDEGYDMVVGARANAGQASMSRLFANSVYNRFATLVVGHHIEDLTSGFRAVRREKFLEFLYLLPNGFSYPTTITMAFFRSGYSVKYLPIEVGRRDGESHISAFKDGLKFMLIIFRVCTLYSPLKLFFPLAVLQFATGICYYGYTYFTEGRFTNMSVLFLTSALTTFLIGLVSEQITALIFKHDELSR